The following are from one region of the Amylibacter sp. IMCC11727 genome:
- a CDS encoding helix-turn-helix domain-containing protein translates to MSNSFFDAEAFYSALDSYRLAKKKNWKKVANESGVSPSTLTRMGQGRRPDIDSLAALATWSKLDVSKFYKTNLDEVSKPEPLAEITTLLRADRNLSSDGAAALEAMIKSAYEHMREKENKT, encoded by the coding sequence ATGTCAAATTCTTTTTTCGATGCTGAGGCATTTTATTCTGCTCTAGATTCTTATCGATTGGCTAAGAAAAAAAACTGGAAAAAGGTTGCGAATGAGTCTGGCGTTTCCCCTTCCACTTTAACTAGAATGGGTCAAGGAAGGCGGCCAGATATAGATAGTCTTGCAGCACTAGCTACTTGGTCGAAGCTAGACGTTTCGAAGTTCTACAAAACTAATTTGGATGAAGTTAGTAAACCTGAACCATTAGCTGAAATTACAACGCTACTCAGGGCAGATCGGAATTTGAGCTCTGATGGCGCAGCCGCATTGGAAGCTATGATAAAATCCGCTTATGAGCACATGAGGGAGAAAGAAAATAAAACTTAG